In the genome of Daucus carota subsp. sativus chromosome 9, DH1 v3.0, whole genome shotgun sequence, the window GAATTTTCTTCAAGCTCAGAACAACTTGATGCCTATAAGGTATGCGTTCTCAGATCTTAGAACTATTACCAATAATTTTAGAGATAAACTGGGTGAAGGAGGCTTCGGTACTGTATATAAAGGAAAGCTCCGTAGCGGTTTGTTTGTAGCAGTAAAGATACTGGGAAAGTCTAATGCTACTGCGAAAGAATTTATTAATGAAGTAGCTACTAGTGGGAGGATCCATCATGTTAATGTTGTACAGCTTATAGGATTTTGCTTTGAAGGTCCAAAACGTGCTCTGATTTATGAGTTCATGCCCAACGGATCCTTAGAGAAGTACATTTTCAGTACAGAAGGAACGGAAGAAGAAATTGTTCCCTTGAGTTGGGAAAAGATGTATGAAATATCCTACAAGGTAGCAAGTGGAATTGACTACTTGCATCGCGGTTGTGACATTCAAATATTGCATTTTGATATTAAACCTCACAACATTCTCCTTGATAAGAATTTCAATCCAGTCATATCTGATTTCGGGCTTGCAAAATCCTACGCCACAGATGACAGCATTGTCACTCTCACGGCTGCAAGAGGAACAATGGGTTACATGGCTCCCGAAATGTTTTACAAAAACATTGGTGGAATTTCTTACAAAGCAGATGTTTATAGTTTTGGAATGTTGCTGATGGATATGGCTGGCCGGAAGAAAAATTTGACTCCATTTGCGGACCATGTTAGCCAAATTCACTTCCCCTCTTGGGTATACGACCAATTCAGTGAAGGAAAAGAGTTTGAGATTGAAAATGCTTCCGAGGAAGAAAGGAAGTTGGTGAAGAAGATGATAATAGTAGCATTGTGGTGCATACAAATGAAACCTAGTGAGCGCCCTTCTATGAACAAAGTTATTGAAATGCTAGAAGGAGATATTGAACACTTGGTAATGCCTCCTAAGCCTTTTTTATATCCTCAACAAGATCCAAAAGAGATAAACAACTCAACTCACTCTTCCCTTAATTTATTACAAACTGAGGAATGAATGTGTTCTTCAAGTTTACTTTCCTATAATTATCCGCATTTATCTGGCTTGTACTCAATACTACAAAGACCGCCAAAAGAGACATATGCTTCTGCGCATTCATTCCTGGAAGTTCTTGCAATCTATAGTATGTGCTAAATTTAAGACTATATCTTCTCTTCTATAGTGACCTGATGCTAAAGAGGTAGCTGACCATGTAGTGCTCAATGTTCCGCGAGATAGATAATTAGCAATGCGCAGGATTGTGTACTTTCTCTCATCTGGTCTCTGTCACAGTCCAGGTCTCCAGTATTCTCACAATGAGAGCTGGATTGCTCTCCCCTTGCTTATGCTGCTACTAATGAACTgtagaaaaaattatttctttcaTTCACTTTCTTCAAGATTATTTGAGGTCTGGTTCTTCTGTGTTCTGTTATTTAAGAGTTAAGA includes:
- the LOC108200738 gene encoding LEAF RUST 10 DISEASE-RESISTANCE LOCUS RECEPTOR-LIKE PROTEIN KINASE-like 2.3; the protein is MKNTVIKSSPSLTSETSMLSSVFIIVFTVLSFLSSSCCNASSPSSCGNIRNISCPFTLKGDKQKCDSSFFIQELSCVNNRTIIYLFPGKYMYYVETINYDKLYIRVVDQGLTKNNYFSRPLHAITEEDLVSTYDTDLESMNKPITMIECPSPVISRQYINITSTFSSFSAAVLGKSYVYSYAYVVLGYVPISKIEENCRISNVVWVSRQSPFRITASSKFSEIHDAMVYGFHFRWSYFYCAKCDDGNHNCDAVHPDHHFWSCSFYGSCQFYDLSDRCMREKWPVIVEYMKNKNFQEAIGKYAGIIFAARFTLGMPLLLAVLAYQARRRHLSMYDTIKNFLQAQNNLMPIRYAFSDLRTITNNFRDKLGEGGFGTVYKGKLRSGLFVAVKILGKSNATAKEFINEVATSGRIHHVNVVQLIGFCFEGPKRALIYEFMPNGSLEKYIFSTEGTEEEIVPLSWEKMYEISYKVASGIDYLHRGCDIQILHFDIKPHNILLDKNFNPVISDFGLAKSYATDDSIVTLTAARGTMGYMAPEMFYKNIGGISYKADVYSFGMLLMDMAGRKKNLTPFADHVSQIHFPSWVYDQFSEGKEFEIENASEEERKLVKKMIIVALWCIQMKPSERPSMNKVIEMLEGDIEHLVMPPKPFLYPQQDPKEINNSTHSSLNLLQTEE